The genomic window GTGACGATGTGACGTCAGGACAGGGCTGTTTCGGGAGTGCGCTTACGGGGAATCGCCAGTGAGACAACGGCCCCGATCAGGGCTGCGGCCGCCGCCACGAGGAACGCGCCACGGAAGCCGTCCGCCTCGTAGGCGATGCGGCCCTTGTCGGAGCTGACGACGAACTCGGCGAGGATCGCGAAGCCGATCGTGGAGATCAGCGTGCCGGCCATCGTCTGCGACACACCGACGAAATTCGATCCGAAAGCGCGATCGGTCTCCGGCAGGACCTGCAGGGCAAGATTCGGAACGGCTGCGTAGATCATGCAGCCGAGACCGAAGACCACCCAGACGACGACGATCACAGCCGGTGCCGTCGGGATGCTCGCGAGCACGGCGGAGGCGACAGCGAGGAGTACGGCGCCCAGCACGAGATGCATGCGGAATCCGATCGATCGGGCCGTTGCACCCACGATCAAGCCGCTGACGACGATGGCAAGCTGTCCGGGGAGCAACCAGCCAGCCATGTGCGTCGCGGAGAGACCGAATCCGTATCCGGTGGACGTCGGTGCCTGCAGCAGCATCGGGGTCAGGCTGGCCAGCAGCGTCGTCGCACCGTATGCGACACCCCCACCGATCAGGATGTAGCGCAGGGCCGGATGCGAGATCAGGTCGAGGCGGATCAGCGGTTCAGGGGTGCGGCGTTCCCACCAGACCCACGCTGCGAAGCCTGCCAGTGCGACACCCACACAGAGCAGCGTGCGACCGTCGGCCAGTCCCCATTCCTTGCTGCGCGACAGGCCCAGCATGATGACGAAGACGCCGGCGGTGAGCAGTGCCGCACCGAGCCAGTCGATCCGGGACTTCGACCGAATCGGTGTCTCGGGCACACACAGTGCCGTCAGCACGGCGCCCACCGTGCAGAACGCGAACGCGAACCAGAAGACCGAGCGCACCCCGAAATGGTCCAGGAAGACACCGGCCAGGAGCAGCGAAACGACACCGACGAATCCGACTCCGGTATTCGCGATGCTGATCGAGATCGGTTGCAGGCGTGGCGGAAAGATGTCGCGGATGAGGGTGTAGCCGAGAGCCATACAGGCGAACGCCACACCGGACAGGAAACGGCCCACGACCAGGATCGGGAACGTCGGCGCAGTTGCCGAGATCAGGGCGCCGACGGCACCGATCGCGGCGGTGACCACGAGCAACTTCTTCTTGCCGTAGCGGTCGGCGAGTTTACCGATGATCGGCGACGCCACCGCGCCGGAAAGGGTGAACGCGGTCATCACCCAGACCACCGCCGACGTGTCGAACTCTGCCCCGACGTGCGGGAGCGCGGGAGCGAACAACGAGAACCCCAGGGCGGACTGCTCGGTGAGCAGCAGGATGACCGCGAGGACCCCGATCCAGTACCGGGTGGGCCGACCGGGCACGACCGCGGAGTCCGCCACCTGCGCTGAGCCGTAGGACTCACCGGGCGAAGTGGAAACACTCATTCTGATTCACCTTTGCTCGCGGGATCAACGGAGGACGAAATGCTCTGCGACGGGGGTGCGATGGGCGTTCCAGACGTCGACGAGCCGCCACGGGCAGGCGACGACGACTCGTCCGTCGGCGTTGCGGTAGTAGGTGTGGGCGGTGTCGGTGTGCCGCCAGACGGTGTTCTCCATTGCGGTGTCGATCTGCTCGACGTAGTCGTCGTAGGCCTGCCGGGTGGGCTCGATCGACCGGACGCCGCGCTCGGACATCAGGTGCAGGCATTCGAGGAGGAAGTGCACTGCGACCTCGATCCCGAAGTTGTTGCCGGCGCCGTGGCTGGGATTCGCATTGGGTGCAGAGGTGATGAACAGGTTCGGGAAGCCCGGCACCGTCCCGCCCCGGTACGCGCGGGGGTCGTCTCCCCACTCGGCACGTAGGGTGTGGCCGTTGCGGCCGCGAATATCGATGGTGGACAGGAAGTCCAGGTGGAATCCGGTGGCGTAGACGATGACGTCGGCTGCGACGAGACGTCCGTCCTGTGTGACGATTCCTTCCGGCACGACGCGCGCCGGAGCTTCCGCGACGACGTCGACGTGCTCGCGGGTCAGTGCCGCGTAGTAGCCGCCGGGATCGCGGATGATGCGTTTGCCGAAGGGCGCGAAGTCCGGGGTGAGCTTGGCGGCGAGTTCCGAGCCGGCACCGAACGTGCGATCGATGTATGCCAGACAGTCCTGGAGCAGGAAATCGTTGGCACGAGAGATCGACAGATGCGTCGCGGCCCAGTCCGGGTCCACGATCACGACGGGGTACGCGCTGTCCGCCGAACCCCAGAACGCCTTGAGTCGTATCCAGTTGGCGTAGAAGGGAACGTTCGCCGACAGCCAGCGCTGATGCTCGGGGACGTCGTCGCTGTCGCGTTTGCGTGGCGCAACCCAGTGCGGTTGACGCTGAAACAGTGTCAGGTGCTCGACGTCGTCGACGAGTGAGTCGACGATCTGTGCCGACGTGCACCCCGCCCCGACGACCACCACCCGCTTTCCGGCGAGGTCCACGGTCGGATCCCACTCACCCGAGTGGATGCTGGTGCCGGCGAACGATTCGATGCCGGGGACGTCCGGGTACTTCGGCCGATTGAGGTAGCCCATGGCCGTCACGACGACGGCGGCACGGGACGTGGTGTGGGTGCCGTCCGCGTTGCGAACATGGATGTCCCACAGAGACTCCGAATCGTCCCAGGACAACGAGGTCACTTCGGTGCCGAATCGGGTGTTCTCGTAGATCTCGTGCTTGGCGGCGATCCTCCGCAGATACTCCTGATACTCCGATCCCTTCGGGTAGTAGCTGGACCAGCCGGGGTTCAGTTCGGACGACAGCGAGTAGTACGACGACGGTGTGTCGACCCCCACCCCGGGATAGGTCTGGGTCAGCCAGGTGCCACCGAGATCCTCGTTGCGCTCGAAGATTCGGTAGGCGAGACCCTCACGGGATGCGCTGATTGCAGCGGCGATACCGGCCAGGCCGCCCCCGATGATCGCGAGGTCGAACTTCGGGGGATGCTCCGAGATGCGGACGGGTCCGGCCGGTCGGAAGCCGCCCTGCTCGGCCAGCATCGGGAGGAACTCTGCATCGAGGTCGACACCGAGCGCCACCGGTACGAGCCGGCCGAACAGCTCGAGCGCCCGGTCGGGATCCGGCTGTGCCACGCT from Prescottella sp. R16 includes these protein-coding regions:
- a CDS encoding MFS transporter, coding for MSVSTSPGESYGSAQVADSAVVPGRPTRYWIGVLAVILLLTEQSALGFSLFAPALPHVGAEFDTSAVVWVMTAFTLSGAVASPIIGKLADRYGKKKLLVVTAAIGAVGALISATAPTFPILVVGRFLSGVAFACMALGYTLIRDIFPPRLQPISISIANTGVGFVGVVSLLLAGVFLDHFGVRSVFWFAFAFCTVGAVLTALCVPETPIRSKSRIDWLGAALLTAGVFVIMLGLSRSKEWGLADGRTLLCVGVALAGFAAWVWWERRTPEPLIRLDLISHPALRYILIGGGVAYGATTLLASLTPMLLQAPTSTGYGFGLSATHMAGWLLPGQLAIVVSGLIVGATARSIGFRMHLVLGAVLLAVASAVLASIPTAPAVIVVVWVVFGLGCMIYAAVPNLALQVLPETDRAFGSNFVGVSQTMAGTLISTIGFAILAEFVVSSDKGRIAYEADGFRGAFLVAAAAALIGAVVSLAIPRKRTPETALS
- a CDS encoding NAD(P)/FAD-dependent oxidoreductase yields the protein MTVGTDTTLSSCDTGAPTANPDVLREHLRQADPGVLLAILVQLTGETAYLDRYAAAISHVPDPPEHAGRTDPDTAEALVDELLRASSVAQPDPDRALELFGRLVPVALGVDLDAEFLPMLAEQGGFRPAGPVRISEHPPKFDLAIIGGGLAGIAAAISASREGLAYRIFERNEDLGGTWLTQTYPGVGVDTPSSYYSLSSELNPGWSSYYPKGSEYQEYLRRIAAKHEIYENTRFGTEVTSLSWDDSESLWDIHVRNADGTHTTSRAAVVVTAMGYLNRPKYPDVPGIESFAGTSIHSGEWDPTVDLAGKRVVVVGAGCTSAQIVDSLVDDVEHLTLFQRQPHWVAPRKRDSDDVPEHQRWLSANVPFYANWIRLKAFWGSADSAYPVVIVDPDWAATHLSISRANDFLLQDCLAYIDRTFGAGSELAAKLTPDFAPFGKRIIRDPGGYYAALTREHVDVVAEAPARVVPEGIVTQDGRLVAADVIVYATGFHLDFLSTIDIRGRNGHTLRAEWGDDPRAYRGGTVPGFPNLFITSAPNANPSHGAGNNFGIEVAVHFLLECLHLMSERGVRSIEPTRQAYDDYVEQIDTAMENTVWRHTDTAHTYYRNADGRVVVACPWRLVDVWNAHRTPVAEHFVLR